Proteins encoded within one genomic window of Camelina sativa cultivar DH55 chromosome 19, Cs, whole genome shotgun sequence:
- the LOC104764684 gene encoding uncharacterized protein LOC104764684: protein MEKYFGNAYRGDPGVPHADADRFVNIWIGSAAFSVLTWVNPYMWQLSNQFNYHDKWMLFEQYHWKKARAKKEPYEFKWNKIPKEVRDSYYYNWPVYFP from the exons ATGGAGAAGTATTTTGGAAATGCGTACAGGGGAGATCCAGGAGTGCCACATGCTGATGCGGATCGGTTTGTGAATATATGGATTGGTTCTGCTGCTTTCTCCGTTCTTACCTGGGTCAATCCTTACATGTGGCAGCTCTCCAACCAGTTCAA TTATCATGACAAGTGGATGCTGTTTGAGCAGTACCACTGGAAAAAAGCAAGGGCAAAGAAGGAGCCTTACGAATTCAAG TGGAACAAGATACCGAAAGAAGTCAGGGACTCGTATTATTACAATTGGCCTGTCTATTTCCCATAG
- the LOC104764683 gene encoding auxin-induced protein X15-like, with translation MCKKLKIFMRKLQSRFSKRVGNCGEFEVEGNAGSSAAWMIPSDVKEGHVAVIAVKGERAKRFILELEELNKPEFMRLLEQAREEFGFQLRGPLTIPCQPEEVQKILQGGREY, from the coding sequence ATGTGCAAGAAGTTGAAGATTTTCATGAGAAAGCTACAAAGTAGATTCTCCAAAAGGGTAGGGAATTGTGGTGAGTTCGAGGTAGAGGGTAATGCGGGTAGTAGTGCTGCATGGATGATTCCAAGTGATGTGAAGGAAGGGCACGTAGCGGTGATTGCCGTTAAAGGAGAGAGAGCTAAGAGGTTTATTTTGGAGCTTGAAGAGTTGAACAAACCTGAGTTCATGAGGCTGCTCGAGCAAGCAAGGGAGGAGTTCGGGTTCCAGCTCAGAGGACCTCTGACCATTCCATGCCAGCCGGAAGAAGTACAGAAGATTCTACAAGGAGGTAGAGAGTATTGA